In the Variovorax sp. S12S4 genome, one interval contains:
- a CDS encoding serine/threonine protein kinase: MHDPFPAAPANTHPYESLTPDVVLDALATLGLHGDGRLTGLNSYENRVYQVYLEDPNPYPAVVVKFYRPERWSEAEILEEHAFSLELAQGEVPAVPPLAFDGTTLHHHGGFAFSVSPYRGGRAPELDDFEVLEWVGRFLARIHTVGSAKPFEARPALDLQTFGIASRDWLLANNKVPLDVQREWEAACNEALDMIGATALSVNAPASDFQPRKLRLHGDVHPGNILWTPTDRPGGGPHFVDLDDARTGFAVQDLWMLLSGDRAQRTSQLSGLLDGYEQFREFDRRELALIEPLRTLRLIHYSAWLARRWEDPIFPINFPWFGSSDYWKGQILVLQEQCEQMAEEPLYA, encoded by the coding sequence CCCGCAGCGCCCGCCAACACCCATCCCTACGAGAGCCTCACGCCCGACGTGGTGCTCGACGCGCTCGCGACGCTCGGCCTGCACGGCGACGGCCGGCTCACCGGCCTCAACTCCTATGAAAACCGCGTCTACCAGGTGTACCTGGAAGACCCGAATCCGTATCCGGCCGTCGTCGTCAAGTTTTACCGGCCCGAACGCTGGAGCGAGGCCGAGATTCTGGAAGAGCACGCCTTCTCGCTCGAACTGGCCCAGGGCGAGGTGCCCGCGGTGCCGCCGCTGGCCTTCGACGGCACCACGCTGCACCACCACGGCGGCTTCGCCTTCAGCGTGAGCCCATACCGTGGCGGCCGTGCGCCCGAGCTCGACGACTTCGAGGTGCTCGAATGGGTCGGCCGCTTCCTGGCGCGCATCCACACCGTCGGCAGCGCCAAGCCCTTCGAGGCCCGCCCCGCGCTCGACCTGCAGACCTTCGGCATTGCCTCGCGAGACTGGCTGCTGGCCAACAACAAGGTGCCGCTCGACGTGCAGCGCGAATGGGAAGCGGCCTGCAACGAGGCGCTGGACATGATCGGCGCGACCGCGCTCTCGGTGAATGCGCCGGCCTCGGACTTCCAGCCGCGCAAGCTGCGCCTGCACGGCGACGTGCATCCCGGCAACATCTTGTGGACACCCACCGACCGGCCCGGTGGCGGCCCGCACTTCGTCGACCTGGACGACGCGCGCACCGGCTTCGCCGTGCAAGACCTGTGGATGCTGCTTTCGGGCGACCGCGCGCAGCGCACCTCGCAGTTGTCGGGCCTGCTCGATGGCTACGAACAGTTCCGCGAATTCGACCGCCGCGAACTCGCACTGATCGAACCGCTGCGCACGCTGCGGCTCATTCACTACAGCGCCTGGCTCGCGCGCCGCTGGGAAGACCCGATCTTTCCGATCAACTTTCCGTGGTTCGGCTCCAGCGACTACTGGAAGGGCCAGATTCTGGTGCTGCAGGAGCAGTGCGAGCAGATGGCCGAAGAACCGCTGTACGCCTGA
- a CDS encoding LysR family transcriptional regulator gives MELKQWRCFVTLAEIGNIRRAASLLAVSQPALSVRIQRLEEELGFALFDRQARGVRLTEQGARLLPHAKRLLSRAAETDEAARAIGRGAFDRLEIGVTPIAALSFFPDAMRVFSAAYPGVVLALTEGLSDELEEAVAHRRLDLAVVHPPSSRDDLVVREVARDRFVAVVPATHRLAGAERIEAADLRHETLVGVRREVGPVVFDRIASYFSRAGITARVNQCATSSISLVGLVAAGAGIGLVVESLACIARPDIRFVPLSDEPPSLGYAMCHRSDLPGELQSAFLHAFNAPKAAQARGRFCHEPATFAAASRRTAQAYSGSSAICSHCSCSTRIWPFQ, from the coding sequence TTGGAACTCAAGCAATGGCGGTGCTTCGTCACGCTCGCGGAGATCGGCAACATCCGTCGCGCCGCCTCGCTGCTCGCCGTTTCGCAGCCTGCGCTCAGCGTGCGCATCCAGCGGCTTGAAGAAGAGCTCGGCTTCGCGCTCTTCGATCGCCAGGCCCGCGGCGTTCGCCTCACCGAGCAGGGCGCCCGCCTGTTGCCGCACGCCAAGCGCCTGCTGTCGCGTGCCGCCGAAACCGACGAGGCCGCGCGCGCCATCGGACGCGGCGCTTTCGACCGGCTGGAGATCGGCGTCACCCCCATTGCGGCCCTGTCCTTCTTTCCCGATGCGATGCGCGTCTTCTCGGCCGCGTACCCGGGCGTGGTGCTGGCGCTCACCGAGGGCCTGTCCGACGAGCTCGAGGAGGCCGTGGCGCACCGCAGGCTCGACCTTGCCGTGGTGCATCCGCCCTCTTCGCGCGACGACCTGGTGGTGCGCGAAGTGGCGCGTGACCGTTTCGTCGCCGTGGTGCCTGCCACGCATCGGCTGGCAGGCGCCGAGCGCATCGAGGCGGCCGACCTGCGGCACGAGACGCTGGTCGGCGTGCGGCGCGAAGTCGGCCCCGTGGTGTTCGACCGCATCGCCAGCTATTTCTCGCGTGCCGGCATCACGGCGCGGGTCAACCAGTGCGCCACCTCGTCGATCTCGCTCGTGGGGCTGGTGGCGGCCGGTGCCGGCATCGGCCTGGTGGTGGAGTCGCTCGCCTGCATCGCGCGGCCCGACATCCGCTTCGTGCCGCTGTCGGACGAACCGCCGAGCCTTGGCTATGCAATGTGCCACCGCTCCGATCTGCCGGGCGAATTGCAGAGCGCCTTTCTGCATGCCTTCAATGCGCCGAAGGCGGCGCAGGCGCGCGGCCGGTTCTGCCATGAGCCCGCAACCTTCGCGGCTGCAAGCCGGAGGACGGCTCAGGCGTACAGCGGTTCTTCGGCCATCTGCTCGCACTGCTCCTGCAGCACCAGAATCTGGCCCTTCCAGTAG
- the htpG gene encoding molecular chaperone HtpG, whose amino-acid sequence MADSSNTKLPFQAEVAQLLHLVTHALYSNKEIFLRELISNASDACDKLRFEAIDHPELYEDQPNLDVRLSFDKAARTITITDKGIGLSRQEAIDNLGTIAKSGTKDFMSKLSGDQKADAQLIGQFGVGFYSGFIVADKITVESRRAGLPPEQGVRWVSGGAGDFEVADITRAERGTSITLHLRDDADEYLNAWKLKQIVGKYSDHISLPILMEKEEWKEGENDQPGDMVKTGEWETVNKANALWSRNKKDITPEQYEEFYKTISHDYEAPLAWSHNRVEGSTEYTQLLYIPAKAPFDLWNREKSAGVKLYVKRVFIMDDAEALLPSYLRFVKGVIDSSDLPLNVSRELLQESRDVKAIREGSTKRVLGMLEDLAKKQKTGPESGEGKIDVGSGESVPAPEPTEAVTDVVDKNAPTAAETAAAAADESGKYAKFYAEFGAVLKEGLGEDFGNRDRIAKLLRFASTTSDTVSVSFADYKARMKEGQDAIYYITADTLAAAKNSPQLEVFKKKGIEVLLMTDRVDEWALNYLTEFDGTPLQSVAKGAVDLGKLQDEAEKKAAEEAAETFKPMLEKLKEALKDKAGDVRVTTRLVDSPACLVVQDGGMSTQLARMLKQAGQPAPDLKPVLEVNAEHALVKKLDGSEHFDDLANILFDQALLAEGGLPADPAAYVRRVNALLV is encoded by the coding sequence ATGGCTGATTCTTCCAATACGAAACTACCGTTCCAGGCTGAAGTCGCGCAACTGCTGCATCTCGTCACGCATGCGCTGTACTCCAACAAGGAAATCTTCCTGCGCGAGCTGATCTCGAACGCATCGGACGCCTGCGACAAGCTGCGCTTCGAGGCCATCGACCACCCCGAGCTGTACGAAGACCAGCCCAATCTGGACGTGCGCCTTTCGTTCGACAAGGCCGCGCGCACCATCACCATCACCGACAAGGGCATCGGCCTGTCGCGCCAGGAAGCCATCGACAACCTCGGCACCATCGCAAAAAGTGGTACCAAGGACTTCATGAGCAAGCTCAGCGGCGACCAGAAGGCCGACGCACAGCTCATCGGCCAGTTCGGCGTGGGCTTCTATTCGGGCTTCATCGTGGCCGACAAGATCACGGTCGAATCGCGCCGCGCCGGCCTGCCGCCGGAGCAGGGCGTGCGCTGGGTGAGCGGCGGCGCGGGCGACTTCGAAGTGGCCGACATCACGCGTGCCGAGCGCGGCACCAGCATCACGCTGCACCTGCGCGACGACGCCGACGAATACCTCAATGCCTGGAAGCTCAAGCAGATCGTCGGCAAGTATTCCGACCATATCTCGCTGCCCATCCTCATGGAAAAAGAGGAGTGGAAGGAAGGCGAGAACGATCAGCCCGGCGACATGGTCAAGACCGGCGAATGGGAAACGGTCAACAAGGCCAACGCCCTGTGGAGCCGCAACAAGAAGGACATCACGCCCGAGCAGTACGAAGAGTTCTACAAGACCATCAGCCACGACTACGAGGCGCCCCTCGCCTGGAGCCACAACCGCGTGGAGGGCAGCACCGAGTACACGCAGCTGCTCTACATCCCCGCGAAGGCGCCGTTCGACCTGTGGAACCGCGAAAAGAGCGCGGGCGTCAAGCTGTACGTGAAGCGCGTCTTCATCATGGACGACGCCGAGGCGCTGCTGCCGAGCTACCTGCGCTTCGTGAAGGGCGTGATCGACTCGTCCGACCTGCCGCTCAACGTGAGCCGCGAACTGCTGCAGGAAAGCCGCGACGTGAAGGCCATTCGCGAGGGCAGCACCAAGCGCGTGCTCGGCATGCTCGAAGACCTGGCCAAGAAGCAGAAGACCGGGCCGGAAAGCGGCGAGGGCAAGATCGACGTGGGGTCCGGCGAATCGGTGCCCGCGCCCGAGCCGACCGAAGCGGTGACCGACGTGGTCGACAAGAACGCGCCCACGGCCGCCGAAACCGCTGCTGCCGCGGCGGACGAATCGGGCAAGTACGCCAAGTTCTATGCCGAGTTTGGTGCCGTGCTGAAAGAAGGCCTGGGCGAAGACTTCGGCAACCGCGACCGCATTGCCAAGCTGCTGCGCTTTGCCTCGACCACGAGCGACACGGTGAGCGTGAGCTTTGCCGACTACAAGGCCCGCATGAAGGAAGGCCAGGACGCGATCTACTACATCACGGCCGACACGCTCGCCGCCGCCAAGAACAGTCCGCAGCTCGAGGTCTTCAAGAAGAAGGGCATCGAGGTGCTGCTCATGACCGACCGCGTGGACGAGTGGGCGCTCAACTACCTGACCGAGTTCGACGGCACGCCGCTGCAGAGCGTGGCCAAGGGCGCGGTCGATCTCGGCAAGCTGCAGGACGAGGCGGAGAAGAAGGCCGCCGAGGAAGCCGCCGAAACCTTCAAGCCGATGCTCGAGAAGCTCAAGGAAGCGCTCAAGGACAAGGCCGGCGACGTGCGCGTGACCACGCGCTTGGTCGATTCGCCCGCCTGCCTGGTGGTGCAGGATGGCGGCATGAGCACGCAGCTTGCGCGCATGCTCAAGCAGGCCGGCCAGCCCGCGCCCGACCTGAAGCCCGTGCTCGAAGTCAACGCCGAGCACGCGCTGGTGAAGAAGCTCGACGGCTCCGAGCACTTCGACGATCTGGCAAACATTCTGTTCGACCAGGCCCTTCTGGCCGAAGGCGGCCTGCCGGCCGATCCCGCGGCCTACGTGAGGCGCGTGAACGCGCTGCTGGTGTGA
- a CDS encoding ABC transporter substrate-binding protein, with translation MRPFAIRNVAALAACAGYLALFTTGAAAQGTVNALCSTDAGWCEAAAAAFTRETGIKVQQAHKGTGEIGAQLRAEAANPKTDIWWGGTGDPFLQAAEQGLLEAYRPAYINDLHDWAVRQYAMSQNMVGGFYTSAIGFGFNTDLLKKKKLSEPKCWSDLVKPEYRGEIEISHPASSGTAYTIIAGLVQQMGEDAAFDYLKKLHRNVTSYTRSGQAQAPNVAKGEVAVGVSFIFGFERWRYDKFPVKTAAPCEGTGYEVGGIALVKGARNKENAKRYYDWLMSPVGQAIGGQVGSLQSPANKTFKPDARIPSMSDVKLIKYDFEKYGKAAERKRLIDRWTREVESQLR, from the coding sequence ATGCGCCCTTTTGCCATCAGGAACGTCGCGGCCCTAGCCGCATGCGCGGGGTACCTGGCCTTGTTTACGACGGGCGCGGCGGCGCAGGGCACGGTGAACGCCCTCTGCAGCACCGACGCGGGCTGGTGCGAGGCGGCCGCCGCGGCCTTCACGCGCGAGACCGGCATCAAGGTGCAGCAGGCGCACAAGGGCACCGGAGAAATCGGCGCCCAGCTGCGCGCCGAAGCGGCCAACCCCAAGACCGACATCTGGTGGGGCGGCACGGGCGACCCATTCCTGCAGGCCGCCGAACAAGGCCTGCTCGAAGCCTACCGCCCGGCCTACATCAACGACCTGCACGACTGGGCGGTGCGCCAATACGCCATGTCGCAGAACATGGTGGGCGGCTTCTATACCAGCGCCATCGGCTTCGGCTTCAACACCGACCTGCTCAAGAAAAAGAAGCTGAGCGAGCCCAAGTGCTGGTCCGACCTGGTCAAGCCCGAATACAGGGGCGAGATCGAAATTTCGCACCCGGCCTCCAGCGGCACGGCCTACACCATCATCGCGGGCCTGGTGCAGCAGATGGGCGAGGACGCGGCCTTCGACTACCTGAAGAAGTTGCACCGCAACGTGACCAGCTACACCCGCAGCGGCCAGGCGCAGGCGCCCAACGTGGCCAAGGGCGAGGTGGCGGTCGGCGTGAGCTTCATCTTCGGCTTCGAGCGCTGGCGGTACGACAAATTTCCGGTAAAAACCGCCGCGCCCTGCGAAGGCACGGGCTACGAGGTAGGCGGCATCGCGCTGGTCAAGGGCGCCCGCAACAAGGAGAATGCCAAGCGCTACTACGACTGGCTCATGAGCCCGGTCGGACAGGCGATCGGCGGGCAGGTCGGCAGCCTGCAGTCGCCGGCCAACAAGACCTTCAAGCCCGACGCGCGCATTCCGTCGATGAGCGACGTGAAGCTCATCAAGTACGACTTCGAGAAATACGGCAAGGCCGCCGAGCGAAAGCGGCTCATCGACCGCTGGACCCGCGAAGTGGAATCCCAACTCAGGTAA
- a CDS encoding LysR family transcriptional regulator, whose translation MSQRLQGIEEFVAAVEAGSFALAAQRLHVTRSAVAKSIARLEARLGTRLFLRTTRSQSLTEEGHGYYERCRRALAELDAAEAMADAARCTATGLVRLSMPAMLGRLKVGPLLLALARRHPGLSLELSFNDRRVDLVEEGLDLAIRSGGLPDTADLVARPVGMQWMVLCAAPAYLAAHERPASVTELTAPSSHEAVFYARDGHIWPWRFHDAEGRLVEVVLPSRLRCDSAEVLLEAAIGGMGLSRLPAWLAAEALAAGTLVRVFEEPQPFGFELNVIRHKSRYLPHKTRVVIDWLAEHLPPLLAAR comes from the coding sequence ATGAGTCAACGTCTCCAGGGCATAGAAGAATTTGTCGCGGCCGTCGAGGCCGGCAGTTTTGCGCTTGCGGCGCAGCGGCTGCACGTCACGCGCTCGGCGGTGGCCAAGAGCATCGCGCGGCTCGAGGCGCGGCTGGGCACGCGGCTCTTTTTGCGCACCACGCGCAGCCAGAGCCTCACCGAAGAAGGCCACGGCTACTACGAGCGCTGCCGCCGCGCGCTGGCCGAGCTCGACGCCGCCGAGGCCATGGCCGATGCCGCGCGCTGCACCGCGACAGGGCTGGTGCGCCTCAGCATGCCCGCGATGCTCGGCCGCCTGAAGGTCGGGCCGCTGCTGCTTGCGCTCGCGCGCCGGCATCCGGGGCTTTCGCTGGAGCTTTCATTCAACGACCGGCGCGTGGACCTGGTCGAGGAGGGCCTCGACCTTGCCATTCGCAGCGGCGGGCTGCCCGACACCGCCGACCTGGTGGCCCGGCCGGTCGGCATGCAGTGGATGGTGCTGTGCGCCGCGCCCGCCTATCTGGCGGCGCACGAACGCCCGGCAAGCGTGACCGAGCTGACCGCTCCGTCGTCGCACGAGGCGGTGTTCTATGCCCGCGACGGGCATATCTGGCCCTGGCGCTTTCACGATGCCGAAGGCCGGCTTGTCGAGGTGGTGCTGCCTTCGCGGTTGCGCTGCGACAGTGCCGAGGTGCTGCTCGAAGCCGCCATTGGCGGCATGGGCCTGTCGCGGCTGCCGGCCTGGCTGGCCGCCGAGGCGCTGGCCGCGGGAACGCTGGTGCGGGTGTTCGAGGAGCCGCAGCCTTTCGGCTTCGAGCTCAACGTCATCCGCCACAAAAGCCGCTACCTGCCGCACAAGACGCGGGTGGTGATCGACTGGCTCGCGGAGCATCTGCCGCCGCTGCTGGCGGCCCGCTGA
- the aqpZ gene encoding aquaporin Z, which translates to MEHSTYKKWSAEFIGTFWLTFGGCGSAVLAAAFPGLGIGFLGVSLAFGLTVVTGAYALGPISGGHFNPAVSIGLAAAGRFKASQLAGYIVAQVLGAIAAAGVLYLIATGKPGADIGGFATNGFGEHSPGKYGMTAALVCEVVLTAVFLIVILGSTAKRAAGGFAGLAIGLCLTLIHLISIPVTNTSVNPARSTGPALFGPSYAVSELWLFWLAPIVGAIIGAVIYRALLSNNDD; encoded by the coding sequence ATGGAACATAGCACCTACAAAAAGTGGTCGGCCGAGTTCATTGGTACTTTTTGGCTCACGTTCGGCGGCTGCGGTAGCGCTGTTCTGGCCGCGGCCTTTCCGGGCCTTGGCATCGGCTTTCTGGGCGTTTCGCTGGCGTTCGGCCTCACGGTGGTGACCGGCGCCTATGCGCTCGGCCCCATCTCGGGCGGCCACTTCAACCCCGCCGTCTCGATCGGCCTCGCGGCCGCGGGCCGCTTCAAGGCTTCGCAGCTCGCGGGCTACATCGTTGCGCAAGTGCTGGGCGCCATTGCAGCGGCCGGCGTGCTCTACCTGATTGCCACGGGCAAGCCCGGCGCAGACATAGGCGGCTTTGCCACCAACGGCTTCGGCGAGCACTCGCCCGGCAAATACGGCATGACTGCCGCGCTGGTGTGCGAAGTGGTGCTGACCGCGGTGTTCCTGATCGTGATCCTCGGCTCCACCGCCAAGCGCGCAGCCGGTGGCTTCGCGGGCCTGGCCATCGGCCTGTGCCTCACGCTGATTCACCTGATCTCCATTCCGGTGACCAACACCTCGGTCAACCCGGCGCGCAGCACCGGCCCGGCGCTGTTCGGCCCCTCGTATGCAGTGTCGGAGTTGTGGCTGTTCTGGCTCGCACCCATCGTGGGCGCGATCATCGGCGCGGTGATCTACCGCGCGCTGCTCAGCAACAACGACGACTGA
- a CDS encoding sensor histidine kinase yields the protein MSAMPGRWWRPRSLRSQLLFWLITLHVAAAALTAWFTFVAYGDLVHNALDEQMRLVADSHAGTDPPRAPRPLDGEAAFARGAFVVQIWSADGRTLLASSWPPLAAVPLQPRPGFSDVSTGAHTHSRWRVFTADPGPRADQPRVQVLQNEDYRRRRALRRALLEGLPIALLLPLALLILWLIVSAASRSLRAVARDVASQDERSLTDLSLARVPDEIAPLVQAFNHLLSRVRNAFATQRRFVQDAAHELRTPMAAIGLQIENLRAHVPAGEATERFNQLEAGVTRAQHLIEQLLSLSRQDAPGRPMPGEPVDIEALLRESVSQLMVLADARRVDIGFEGSIAPVVHAPAAELRSVFDNLLDNALRYAPEGGVVDVRLHEVGGHAVVDVLDNGPGIPEASIGRVFDRFFRVPGSPAGGSGLGLAIARTAAERHGLRIELCNRAEAEGGGSGLMARVHLPPPTAPLIAS from the coding sequence ATGAGCGCAATGCCGGGCCGCTGGTGGCGTCCGCGCTCGCTGCGCTCGCAGTTGCTGTTCTGGCTCATTACGCTGCACGTGGCGGCGGCGGCGCTCACGGCGTGGTTCACCTTCGTCGCGTATGGCGACCTGGTTCACAACGCGCTCGACGAGCAGATGCGGCTCGTTGCCGATTCCCATGCGGGCACCGATCCGCCCCGCGCGCCTCGCCCGCTCGACGGCGAAGCCGCCTTTGCACGCGGCGCCTTCGTGGTGCAGATATGGAGCGCCGATGGCCGCACGCTGCTTGCGAGTTCGTGGCCGCCGCTGGCTGCGGTGCCCTTGCAGCCGCGACCGGGCTTCAGCGATGTGAGCACCGGCGCGCACACGCATTCGCGCTGGCGCGTGTTCACCGCCGACCCCGGACCGCGCGCCGACCAGCCGCGCGTGCAGGTGCTGCAGAACGAGGACTACCGGCGGCGCCGGGCACTGCGCCGCGCGCTGCTCGAAGGCCTGCCCATCGCGCTGCTGCTGCCGCTCGCCTTGCTGATCCTGTGGCTCATTGTGTCGGCGGCCTCGCGGTCGCTGCGGGCGGTGGCGCGCGACGTGGCCTCGCAGGACGAGCGCAGCCTCACCGATCTTTCGCTGGCGCGCGTGCCGGACGAGATCGCGCCGCTGGTACAGGCCTTCAACCACCTGCTGTCGCGCGTGCGCAATGCCTTTGCCACGCAGCGCCGCTTCGTGCAGGACGCAGCCCACGAACTGCGCACGCCCATGGCCGCCATCGGCCTGCAGATCGAGAACCTGCGCGCGCATGTGCCTGCGGGCGAAGCCACCGAGCGCTTCAACCAGCTCGAAGCCGGCGTCACGCGCGCGCAGCACCTGATCGAACAGCTGCTGAGCCTCTCGCGGCAAGACGCACCGGGCCGCCCCATGCCGGGCGAGCCGGTCGACATCGAAGCCCTGCTGCGCGAAAGCGTAAGCCAGCTGATGGTGCTGGCCGACGCGCGGCGCGTGGACATCGGCTTCGAGGGATCGATTGCGCCCGTGGTGCACGCACCGGCCGCCGAGTTGCGCAGCGTGTTCGACAACCTGCTCGACAACGCACTGCGCTATGCGCCCGAAGGCGGCGTGGTCGATGTGCGGCTGCACGAAGTAGGCGGCCATGCCGTGGTCGACGTGCTGGACAACGGGCCGGGCATTCCCGAAGCATCGATCGGCCGCGTGTTCGACCGCTTCTTTCGCGTGCCGGGCTCACCTGCGGGCGGCAGCGGGCTGGGGCTCGCCATTGCGCGCACGGCGGCCGAGCGGCACGGCTTGCGCATCGAGCTGTGCAACCGCGCCGAAGCGGAAGGGGGTGGCTCGGGACTGATGGCGCGGGTGCATCTTCCGCCGCCGACGGCGCCGCTCATTGCCAGCTAA
- a CDS encoding response regulator — MRVLLVEDDEMIGRSLKQALEGAGWSADWVRDGELAQSALGDGGYTCVLLDLGLPRQDGTEVLRRARERGDATPVLVLTARDGLDDRIHSLDLGADDYLRKPFEFRELLARMRAVVRRRDGAAHSLIGGNAMQLDLTTREVVIHGTREALTAREFALLHALLERPGAILSREQLENRIYGWGEEVTSNAIDVLIHGMRRKLGAESIRNVRGLGWRVVA; from the coding sequence ATGCGTGTGCTGCTGGTGGAAGACGACGAGATGATCGGGCGCAGCCTGAAGCAGGCGCTCGAGGGCGCGGGCTGGTCGGCCGACTGGGTGCGCGACGGCGAACTGGCGCAAAGCGCGCTCGGCGATGGCGGCTACACCTGCGTGCTGCTCGACCTGGGGCTGCCCCGGCAGGACGGCACCGAGGTGCTGCGGCGCGCACGCGAACGCGGCGACGCCACGCCGGTGCTGGTGCTCACCGCGCGCGACGGGCTCGACGACCGCATCCACAGCCTCGACCTTGGCGCGGACGACTACCTGCGCAAGCCCTTCGAATTCCGCGAGCTGCTCGCGCGCATGCGGGCGGTGGTGCGCCGGCGCGACGGCGCCGCGCATTCGCTGATCGGCGGCAACGCGATGCAGCTGGACCTGACCACGCGCGAGGTGGTGATCCACGGCACGCGCGAGGCGCTCACGGCGCGCGAATTTGCACTGTTGCACGCACTGCTGGAGCGGCCCGGCGCCATCCTCTCGCGCGAGCAGCTCGAGAACCGTATCTACGGCTGGGGCGAGGAAGTGACCAGCAACGCCATCGACGTGCTGATCCACGGCATGCGCCGCAAGCTCGGCGCCGAATCGATCCGCAACGTGCGCGGGTTGGGATGGCGCGTCGTCGCATGA
- a CDS encoding winged helix DNA-binding domain-containing protein: protein MAVVLSQRALNRATLARQMLLERRKATVTQAIEKLAGLQAQAPNPPYIGLWSRLEGFRREQLTEALKKRRIVRMSTMRATLHLMAASDALAWRPLLEPVHQRGLRGSSHARALEGIDHAAVVKAGLALLREGPLASAELGQALALQWKDREPASLAALIRNNVPLVHLPPAGNWNSHQSAQLQSIAEWLGESAADVAPATQDDLLLRYLAAFGPATLADAGAWSGLTGWKAVAERLGPQLRVFTGDEGQELFDLPRAPRPDPDTPAPPRLVAEWDNLLLSHADRSRVMSEEYRARVFTVNGIVRGTVLLDGFVAGIWKIERAKNTATAVLEPFTRWSKADRLGAQEEAMRLLAFAADGEGERHDVRVL, encoded by the coding sequence ATGGCCGTGGTGCTGAGCCAGCGCGCGCTGAACCGGGCCACCCTGGCGCGGCAGATGCTGCTGGAGCGGCGCAAGGCGACGGTCACGCAGGCCATCGAAAAGCTGGCGGGGCTGCAGGCGCAGGCGCCGAACCCGCCTTACATCGGCCTGTGGAGCCGGCTCGAGGGCTTTCGGCGCGAACAGCTGACCGAGGCGCTGAAGAAGCGGCGCATCGTGCGCATGTCGACGATGCGCGCGACCCTGCACCTGATGGCCGCATCCGACGCGCTGGCCTGGCGGCCGCTGCTCGAGCCGGTGCATCAGCGCGGATTGCGGGGCAGCAGCCACGCGCGGGCGCTCGAAGGCATCGACCACGCGGCCGTGGTGAAGGCCGGGTTGGCGTTGCTGCGCGAAGGCCCGCTTGCCAGTGCCGAACTCGGGCAGGCGCTCGCGCTGCAATGGAAAGACCGTGAGCCCGCTTCGCTCGCAGCACTCATCCGCAACAACGTACCGCTGGTGCACCTGCCTCCCGCGGGCAACTGGAACTCGCACCAGAGCGCACAACTGCAGTCCATCGCAGAGTGGCTCGGCGAATCCGCCGCCGACGTGGCGCCCGCCACGCAGGACGACCTGCTGCTGCGCTACCTGGCGGCCTTCGGCCCCGCCACGCTCGCCGATGCGGGTGCATGGTCGGGCCTCACGGGCTGGAAGGCCGTGGCCGAGCGCTTGGGGCCACAGTTGCGCGTGTTCACCGGCGATGAGGGACAGGAATTGTTCGACTTGCCCCGCGCGCCGCGGCCTGACCCCGACACGCCCGCGCCGCCGCGCCTGGTCGCCGAATGGGACAACCTGCTGCTCTCGCATGCCGACCGCAGCCGCGTGATGAGCGAGGAGTACCGTGCCCGGGTGTTCACCGTCAACGGCATCGTTCGCGGCACGGTGCTGCTCGACGGCTTCGTTGCAGGCATCTGGAAAATCGAGCGTGCGAAAAACACGGCCACCGCGGTGCTGGAGCCCTTCACGCGCTGGTCGAAGGCCGACCGGCTCGGCGCGCAGGAAGAGGCCATGCGCCTGCTGGCCTTTGCAGCGGACGGCGAGGGCGAGCGGCACGACGTGCGCGTGCTGTGA
- a CDS encoding pseudouridine synthase gives MTDAPAAPVRLNKRMAELGLCSRREADEWIANGWVKVNGKPAEMGVKVTPSDRIEVDKAAKGQQANQVTILINKPIGYVSGQAEDGHEPAVTLFTPQNRWAEDNARFFFSPQQLRGLAPCGRLDIDSIGLLVMTQDGRIARQLIGEDSVMEKEYLVRVAYHGLGQPAPTGQLVRMDDDDPVTTNVQAVFPPAMLAKLRHGLSLDGQPLKPARVEWQNPEQLRFVLTEGKKRQIRRMCELVGLKVVGLKRVRIGKVMLGNLPVGQWRYLGPHEKF, from the coding sequence ATGACTGACGCTCCCGCCGCACCTGTACGCCTCAACAAACGCATGGCCGAGCTCGGTCTCTGCTCGCGCCGCGAGGCCGACGAGTGGATTGCCAACGGCTGGGTGAAGGTGAACGGCAAGCCGGCCGAAATGGGCGTGAAGGTCACGCCGTCCGACCGCATCGAGGTGGACAAGGCCGCCAAGGGCCAGCAGGCGAACCAGGTCACCATCCTGATCAACAAGCCCATCGGCTACGTGAGCGGCCAGGCCGAGGACGGGCACGAGCCGGCAGTGACGCTCTTCACGCCGCAGAACCGCTGGGCCGAAGACAACGCGCGCTTCTTCTTCAGCCCCCAGCAGTTGCGCGGCCTTGCGCCTTGCGGCCGGCTCGACATCGACTCGATCGGCCTCCTGGTCATGACCCAGGACGGACGCATCGCGCGCCAGCTCATCGGCGAAGACTCGGTGATGGAGAAGGAATACCTGGTGCGCGTGGCCTACCACGGCCTGGGCCAGCCCGCGCCCACCGGGCAGTTGGTGCGCATGGACGACGACGATCCCGTCACGACCAACGTGCAGGCGGTTTTTCCGCCCGCCATGCTCGCCAAGCTGCGCCACGGCCTGAGCCTGGACGGCCAGCCGCTCAAGCCGGCGCGCGTCGAATGGCAGAACCCCGAGCAGCTGCGCTTTGTGCTCACCGAGGGCAAGAAACGCCAGATCCGCCGCATGTGCGAGCTGGTCGGCCTGAAGGTGGTGGGCCTGAAGCGCGTGCGCATCGGCAAGGTGATGCTCGGCAACCTGCCCGTGGGGCAGTGGCGCTACCTCGGCCCGCACGAGAAGTTCTGA